Proteins from one Vicugna pacos chromosome 25, VicPac4, whole genome shotgun sequence genomic window:
- the TSPYL5 gene encoding testis-specific Y-encoded-like protein 5: protein MSGRSRGRKSSRAKSRGKGRAKGRVRAAPDDAPRDPDPPQCQRLGEETQAAQVQAGAGWGGLETAAPAPPRRPGEESACQLPLDCGLALRARAAGDRGQTPTRPGPGKATSLSERLVTDTVFVGTVGTVGRPKNGPRVGNRRGLAGKKAPDTCSAVGRGSPAIAGGKPKKGTTGEAASVPVVEENKAEEEAGSGPPATDGSMDTLENVQLKLETMNAQADRAYLRLSRKFGQLRLHHLERRNLLIQNIPGFWGQAFQNHPQLSSFLNNQDKEVLSYLNSLEVEELGLARLGYKIKFYFGRNPYFQNKVLIKEYGCGPSGQVVSRSTPIQWLPGHDLQSLSQGSPDNSRSFFGWFSNHSSIESDKIVEIINEELWPNPLQYYLMSEGARVEGKPVPARPPGETAEPADNKSN from the coding sequence ATGAGCGGCCGAAGTCGCGGTAGAAAGTCCTCCCGCGCCAAAAGCCGGGGCAAAGGCCGTGCCAAAGGCCGAGTCCGCGCCGCTCCTGACGACGCCCCACGCGACCCGGACCCTCCACAGTGCCAGAGGCTCGGGGAGGAGACCCAGGCGGCACAGGTGCAGGCTGGCGCGGGTTGGGGTGGCCTGGAAACCGCTGCGCCCGCGCCGCCCCGCCGGCCTGGGGAAGAGAGTGCCTGCCAGCTCCCCCTGGACTGTGGCCTCGCGCTCCGCGCCCGGGCTGCGGGGGATCGCGGGCAGACCCCGACCAGGCCCGGCCCAGGAAAGGCCACATCCCTCTCGGAGCGCCTGGTAACAGACACTGTCTTCGTGGGGACCGTGGGGACCGTGGGAAGGCCGAAAAATGGCCCCCGCGTTGGAAATCGGCGTGGCCTCGCTGGGAAGAAGGCCCCAGATACCTGTAGCGCAGTAGGGAGGGGATCTCCAGCCATAGCCGGTGGGAAGCCTAAGAAGGGGACCACTGGGGAGGCTGCCTCCGTTCCAGTGGTAGAGGAAAATAaggcggaggaggaggcagggtcgGGGCCCCCGGCTACAGATGGCAGCATGGATACGCTGGAGAATGTCCAGCTGAAGCTGGAGACCATGAACGCCCAGGCGGACAGGGCCTACCTGCGGCTCTCACGCAAGTTTGGGCAGTTGCGACTGCACCATTTAGAGCGTAGGAACCTCCTCATCCAGAATATCCCCGGCTTCTGGGGACAGGCTTTCCAGAACCATCCCCAGCTCTCGTCCTTTCTGAACAACCAAGATAAAGAGGTACTCAGCTACTTGAATAGCTTGGAGGTGGAAGAGCTTGGCCTCGCCAGACTGGGCTACAAAATCAAGTTCTACTTTGGGCGTAACCCCTACTTCCAGAATAAGGTGCTCATCAAGGAGTACGGGTGTGGGCCCTCCGGTCAGGTGGTGTCCCGGTCTACTCCAATCCAGTGGCTCCCGGGGCATGATCTCCAGTCCCTAAGCCAGGGGAGCCCAGACAACAGCCGCAGCTTCTTTGGGTGGTTTTCAAACCACAGCTCCATCGAGTCTGACAAGATTGTGGAGATAATCAACGAGGAATTGTGGCCCAATCCCCTGCAGTACTACCTTATGAGCGAAGGGGCCCGGGTGGAGGGCAAGCCAGTTCCAGCAAGGCCGCCAGGGGAGACCGCCGAGCCTGCAGACAACAAGTCCAACTGA